A genomic window from Salvia splendens isolate huo1 chromosome 11, SspV2, whole genome shotgun sequence includes:
- the LOC121753653 gene encoding glutamate--tRNA ligase, cytoplasmic-like, whose translation MELLFAADSPPLHAIAAAKISGFSLNSKPSLPSGSPPTLLLEAGKRLYGTNVILRYIGRISSLPGFYGRDAYQASQIDEWLDYAPIFASGSEFEGACSFVDEYLLLNTFLAGYSLSIADVAVWIGLAGAGLRWESLRKSKKYQNLVRWFNSISTEYDAQLSELASTFLGKRGPAKVAASKLKEPQTSNSRSNTVENGVHTTETAGTRTFEVDLPDAEVGKVKLRFAPEPSGYLHIGHSKAALLNQYFAERYKGQVIIRFDDTNPDKESSEFVDNLLKDIETLGIKFSAITYTSDHFPQIMEMAEKLIREGKAYVDDTPREKMQQERMDGIESRCRINSVEENLNLWKEMIAGSERGLVCCLRGKLDMQDPNKSLRDPVYYRCNLTPHHRIGAKYKVYPTYDFCCPFVDAVEGITHALRSSEYHDRNDQYYRIQTDMGFRKVHIYEFSRLNMVYTLLSKRKLLWFVQNGKVESWDDPRFPTVQGIVRRGLKIEALIQFILEQGASKNLNLMEWDKLWAINKKIIDPVCPRHTAVIEERRVLLILTDGPNDPFVRILPKHKKYEGAGEKGVTYSNRLWIDYADAESISVNEEVTLKDWGNAIVKEIKKDENGVVTQLVGVLHLEGNVKKTKLKLTWLSDGNELVRLTLVDFDYLITKKKLEEDEDFTDVVNPCTRTETSALGESDMRNLKRGDVIQLERKGYYRCDVPLIRPSKPIVLFAIPDGKQQTVAK comes from the exons ATGGAGCTCCTGTTTGCGGCCGATTCTCCACCGCTCCATGCGATCGCTGCTGCCAAAATTTCCGGCTTCTCTCTCAACTCTAAACCATCCCTACCCTCTGGCTCGCCGCCAACTCTATTACTAGAGGCCGG GAAGAGGCTGTATGGAACTAATGTGATTCTGAGGTATATTGGTAGAATATCAAGTTTGCCTGGTTTCTATGGAAGGGATGCTTATCAGGCAAGCCAG ATCGATGAATGGCTAGATTATGCACCCATTTTTGCATCTGGATCCGAGTTCGAGGGTGCATGCAGCTTTGTGGATGAGTATCTACTGCTGAATACCTTTCTCGCTGGTTATAGCTTGTCAATTGCAGATGTTGCAGTCTGGATTGGTCTTGCTG GAGCTGGTCTGAGATGGGAAAGTTTAAGGAAATCTAAGAAGTACCAAAATTTGGTACGGTGGTTTAACTCAATATCTACTGAATATGATGCACAGTTGAGTGAACTTGCCTCTACATTTCTTGGGAAGAGAGGCCCCGCAAAGGTAGCAGCTTCCAAGTTGAAGGAACCTCAAACTTCTAATTCTCGGTCCAACACTGTGGAGAATGGTGTCCATACCACTGAAACTGCTGGTACACGGACCTTTGAGGTAGATCTTCCAGATGCTGAGGTAGGAAAGGTGAAATTGCGGTTTGCACCAGAACCCAGTGGTTATCTCCATATCGGTCATTCGAAAGCTGCATTGTTAAACCAGTATTTTGCAGAGCGCTACAAAGGACAGGTTATTATACGTTTTGATGACACGAATCCAGACAAAGAAAGTAGTGAGTTTGTTGATAATCTGCTCAAAGATATTGAGACTCTAGGGATCAAGTTCAGTGCTATAACATACACATCAGATCACTTCCCCCAGATCATGGAAATGGCTGAGAAATTGATTCGTGAAGGTAAAGCCTATGTTGATGATACTCCTCGTGAGAAAATGCAGCAGGAAAGGATGGATGGCATAGAGTCGAGGTGCAGAATTAACAGTGTGGAGGAGAACTTAAATTTGTGGAAGGAAATGATTGCCGGTTCAGAGAGGGGTTTGGTATGTTGTCTCCGTGGGAAATTGGACATGCAGGACCCAAACAAATCACTTAGGGATCCTGTGTATTACCGCTGCAATTTGACCCCTCACCATAGGATTGGAGCTAAATATAAGGTATATCCAACATATGATTTCTGCTGTCCATTTGTTGATGCTGTGGAAGGTATCACACATGCTCTTAGATCAAGTGAGTACCATGACCGTAATGATCAATATTACAGAATTCAGACAGATATGGGATTCAGAAAGGTCCATATCTATGAATTTAGTCGACTGAATATGGTTTATACACTTCTTAGCAAGCGCAAGCTTCTATGGTTTGTCCAAAATGGAAAGGTTGAAAGTTGGGATGATCCTCGTTTTCCTACTGTTCAAGGAATAGTGCGAAGAGGTCTGAAGATTGAAGCACTGATACAGTTTATTCTGGAACAA GGTGCATCAAAGAATCTGAATCTTATGGAGTGGGACAAACTCTGGGCAATCAACAAGAAGATAATTGATCCTGTGTGCCCCAGGCATACAGCTGTTATTGAGGAACGGCGTGTATTACTGATCCTAACTGATGGACCCAATGATCCTTTTGTCCGCATTTTACCAAAACATAAAAAGTATGAAGGTGCTGGAGAGAAAGGTGTGACTTATTCAAATAGGTTATGGATAGATTATGCTGATGCTGAATCAATCTCTGTCAATGAGGAAGTAACTCTAAAAGATTGGGGTAATGCAATTGTGAAGGAAATTAAGAAAGATGAAAATGGGGTTGTCACTCAGCTGGTAGGAGTCTTGCATCTTGAAGGAAATGTTAAGAAGACAAAGTTGAAGCTCACCTGGCTTTCCGATGGCAACGAGCTAGTTAGACTGACGTTGGTTGACTTTGATTATCTTATTACAAAGAAGAAG CttgaggaagatgaagatttCACCGATGTGGTCAATCCCTGTACGAGAACTGAGACATCAGCTCTTGGAGAGTCTGATATGCGGAACTTGAAGCGTGGTGACGTTATACAGCTGGAGAGGAAAGGTTATTACAGATGTGATGTTCCTCTAATTCGACCTTCAAAGCCTATAGTCCTCTTTGCCATTCCAGATGGGAAGCAACAAACGGTAGCGAAGTAA
- the LOC121755073 gene encoding serine/arginine-rich splicing factor SC35-like, translating into MSHFGRSGPPDIRDTFSLLVLNITFRTTADDLFPLFDKYGKVVDVFIPRDRRTGDSKGFAFVRYKYQDEAQKAVEKLDGRVVDGREIMVQFAKYGPNAERIHRGRIEEPVSRLRSRGKSRSRSPRPRDRDRDRDRARSRRSDSRSRDISERDYPRDRHRDKRYRSRSRSRSRSLSGSPGYRRERGRGKYDNEDDERRRRSPSYRSASPIRRSPSPRRSPSPNKTPPSRDGSPTLDKYKKQPTTSISPPPRSRPDSPSPPPRGHRVSRSPSPHSDADE; encoded by the exons ATGTCGCACTTCGGCAGATCTGGGCCGCCGGACATCCGAGACACCTTCTCCCTTCTTGTCCTCAATATCACTTTTC GTACTACGGCGGATGATTTGTTTCCACTCTTTGATAAGTATGGAAAAGTGGTGGATGTGTTCATACCCAGGGACCGTAG AACGGGGGACTCGAAGGGCTTTGCATTTGTACGATATAAATACCAAGATGAAGCTCAGAAGGCTGTTGAGAAGCTAGATG GAAGAGTTGTTGATGGGAGAGAAATAATGGTTCAGTTTGCTAAATATGGGCCCAATGCTGAACGGAT TCATAGAGGTAGGATTGAGGAACCTGTTTCCAGGTTGAGGTCCAGAGGGAAGTCAAGAAGCCGCAGTCCTCGCCCGAG GGACAGGGACAGGGATAGGGACAGGGCTCGCAGTAGGAGAAGCGACAGTAGAAGTAGAGATATAAGCGAGCGTGACTATCCTCGTGACAGGCACAGGGATAAGCGATATCGGAGCAGGAGTAGGTCTCGAAGCCGGAGCCTTAGTGGAAGTCCTGGTTATCGTAGAGAACGTGGAAGAGGCAAATATGATAATGAAGATGATGAGAGACGTAGACGAAGTCCGTCTTATAGAAG TGCTTCTCCTATTCGGCGAAGTCCCAGTCCTCGTAGGAGTCCATCTCCAAACAAAACACCTCCTTCTAGGGATGGAAGTCCTACCTTGGATAAATACAAAAAACAACCTACCACATCGATTAGCCCCCCTCCACGCAGTCGACCTGATTCTCCGAGTCCCCCTCCACGTGGTCATCGTGTTTCTCGGAGCCCCTCTCCACATTCTGACGCTGAT GAATGA